CAGAAAAGAGGCAGAGGGATAATATGAACCTACGGCCAATGAAACTTTTATAGACATATTTACATTCACATAAGCAGCAAAGTATCCTCAACACATAAAGACCAATATAAAGACAGAATATGACATGCTGGTAGCAAAGAATTCATACCCAGTAAAGAATATGATCGGATACTAAATCATCAGTCCAGCATTTGTACAAAATAATTACAACTGGGGTTATAGACATCAAAGCAGCACCAAGAAAGATCAACAAGAGGAAACCACAAAGCCTGCCAGCTTTAGACCAGAAACATAAATGTATATTAAAGCTAAAGTTACTTCCTTAACATTAACACTAGGACTGACTTACAAATGCCTTGTTTCTGCAGCAAAGTAGCAACATGTCTTTTCTAGATCATTTTAAATTAACAGGAAGTAATTGAGCCACATTCCAATTTTGGTTCGAGAAAACTGAATATAAGTCTAAGGAACCTCCACCAAACAAAATCTTCACAATGGAACTCTAATTAAATAGGGTCTGGGGTCTGGGTGCGCAAAAGGGGACAGATTAAAGTATTCCAAGTGCTAAGTCTCAAAGCTCTGGAGCAGCATGTGGTGCCAGGTATTTTACATACAACATACTTCACGATTTAAGGGCTTACAGAAAAGTTCAGTTATCTATGATATAAGTGGGAATTTTCAAGTAGAAATACGAGCATCATGTAAATGTAAAAAACCTAGTCCTAGATGAGAAACTTACAGCTTCAAACCTACATGGGCATAATATATACTTACAGTATGGAATATCGTTTAAGCATCTCGACAGTAGAAGGATCCTCAGCTTGGCAATTGAATAAACCttcattatttatattaacCTTAGAAATACCCAGAGTGTACCAGCACTCATAAGTTTCATTTACCTGAAAAAAATCAGGTAAGACAGGATGTAATCACATACCAATGAAATAGAATTTCTAATTTATAATGAGGTAACTACAGATGTATCTTGGAATCCAAGAGCTGAAGGCCTTCAATTTTAGATCATCATTCTAGTTTTAGATTTTTCCTAGAGGCTGAGTCTCGAATATCCACCTTAAATTTATCCTTGGTCAACCAGGCAGCACCAAAATTGGGTCTACAGTTGTATGGAAGAGCTTCATTTGGGGCTTCTGCTGATGCGAACCTTGCTTGTCCTGAATGATCTACGTATTCAACCTGTgaatataaaagaaaatgtaTTTGCAATTAAAAAGCTAGATAGACGCATCAGGAAACAAATGACAAAAGAGGCACACCACAAATCTGTACTCTTTTAAATCAATTGAATTGACACCATAAGGCATACTCGCATGCTCggatatttaataaaaatggaaGGTGTACTTGTAAAAAGCATCATTTATACCAAAAATTACAGCGAAATGATTAGGAAAACCACTCATGTCACTGATATGGAAATCATTCCCAGTCCAAGTGTTTATGTTACCTCATATTAGTATTTGTCAAACATGAGCTATACCAAGTCAAAGAAAGTATTCATCGAGCTTCTACTTAAAGAGGCAAAAATCAGGATTAGATACTTGTTTCCATGCAAATGCTATCAACTGGGTATCCAGGATACATCTTGGTATCAAATAGAAACACAAAGCCAGTGGCTCcccatttttttataatctctaGGAACTATCCAGATCATGGGACACTATGTCACTCATAGGCATATCACCACCTTTAAAGCTACTAGCTGATACAGAACTTTGCCTGCATGAAAAGGTGGTCTCAAAAGCTTACTGTGTTACTACTGCTGGATTGGCTCTTTCAGCTATCAAGGACCCAGTACAAATATTCCATGTAAGAAGTATACAATGTCCAGCAGAACTAGTTCTGAATAATGCTAAGTGATAGGAGTCCTTAAACTTCAAATATAAACTAGCTTTAAATCCCTCAAATTTATTCAACATTTTGCAAGTAAAACAAGCCAAATTACCTAATAAGAGTACATCTTAGAGCATTAAAAATGTTATTGAGAGCCACATTTTGCTGTAAACAAATTAATACATAAAGAAACACATAGATCAGCAATCTAACTGGAAGAAACTTTTTTAAATGTcaagaaaaaaattgttacaTCATTCAAGAAACAATCACCTCAAAAACAGAAGCCCAGTAGTAGTCATAATGGCACCGATACTTTTTCCGTTCAAAAGGGTAAAAGACATGTTTGGCTTTATAATTCAGAAGACCTAATTCACAGACCTTGGATGACCTCAAATCCACACCTGCATTGACATCAAGACCAGTGATTTGAGGTAGAGAAAATAATATATGAATGTGCACAAACAACAAAAACCAAACTCGGAAACAAAATTTACTATCAAAATAAGATCCATAATTCACATTATGATGCAAACTTTTATTTTCAGGGAAACCAAATAAACTTTCCAGATAATTAATAATGACTGTAAACAGAAACATCAGACAATGAACATACAAACACGTTTAATTCTTCAAAGCAACTTACTACATCACACATGTATTTTGCAGTAAGCTAATTTTATGAACTTGATAGCACCATGATCTGCCTCAAAATCCGCAACCATAACAATGTGGGAAGAAGGCCATTAACTACGATACAAATTGGCTAAAAAGGCCATAAAGATTCCTGACAACAATGTCCAACAACCACACGGAGAAAACGAAGTCACGAAAGCATTAAACACTCAACAAGTTAAGAAATATATTACTCCAAATCCTCCTAACTGCTCGATAAATTATCAATAACTAAGCCGAAGCTGCAATCCGCTCAAATTCGTTCCATACGAGAAAAGCAACATCACAGAATAACAAAATCCAATCCATCAATTCAAAAAAAGCGTAACATAATCGGAGCACTAAGTGCTTACTGCTGGAAACTATTCTGCAGCGGGACTGAACCGAAATCGGGCTCCAAATTGATAAATTCCCGATCAAAACAGCGAAGTACAGAACCGAAAACGAAAGCAGAAGAATGATTAAGAAGGCGAAAGCGACGGCGAAGCAGGAACGGAGAAGCGAGCGACGGAAAGTGGTGCCGTCGTCGTCGTCGCAATCCCTCAGCTCTTCCTCGCTATTCTCCGGCGAATCCATGGGGGTTCGAATCTATCTGAATAAGTTGGGCAGTAATCTCTCAGGCGAAATCCCGGTCACCGGAGATTTCATCCGGTGATCGGAGTTTTAGCAATAGGTAGTTTGTGCTCCGTTGGCTGTTCGTGTTTGTTTGTGAACTGAAGACCAAAACTGCTTTATTTAATACAAAATCCCAAAACTGCGATAaatctttttaaaatattaattgaatCCTCACatgttttatttgaaaaattcCCTTTTTGTCATTTCAATCTTTTTTTTCAGTAGCTAAGAATGAGAATCATCTTTAAAAACAGTCATAGTTGTCATAAAAAATGCAAATACTCGTCATTTCCTTTTTACATaacaaatttgaataaattaatattaattataaaatttgaatgttggacgttttagataattttttgtttttcatcataTTTGATCATTTTTGCTAGATCCATTCTCTCTATACATATTTTAAGTAGTGATTATATATCTGTAATTTCAACTAGtatgcccgctcgtgcgatgcacgaccaatattgaaattgaacgatattttaaataaataaatacatatattaaatataatttaaatataaataaatgcaaacataaatctcataaaaaaaatcgaagttATGAACAACATAATCtcaataaacacatgaatctgaAAACATtggaattttcaatttttgaactaccaattaattatttataattgataaaaatgaacaaatataagtttaatatttttagttgccttaaatttttataacagaaaaaattataaataaaaaatattaaaaataatttctaacaaaaaaataaaataaaataaaaatagaaaaaggaatgaaatactagaaaaaaaaaatgaagaaccgTAGCATTTAAAGAAAGAAGATAGGAGAGAGAGGAGGatggatgagagagaagagagaaaaaaataattttgtgactttaaatgatactaataacttatttattttaaatttattttatataattttgggttaagtatcaatttcacccctaacgtagaggcccctgtagctattaacaccctatgggcaagggtgtgtcaactaaacccctaaagtACCTATTTTCCTCCAATTAAGCCCTCCAACTTAACGgagagttaacaccgttaactattgttatttttttttttggtggtgggacccacaccttcTCCACCACCAAATTCGCCGGAAACACGCCGGAAATTTATTTCAACCTCAAGAGAATGGAGCTCGTCGATCGTCTGAGCCTTCATCGGCTCGTGTGGGTATAAGAACCTCTACAGCCAGGGGTACGGCACGAACACCGCCGCGCTGAGCACGGGCCTGTTCAACAGCGGCCTCAACTGTGGCTCCTGCCACGAGATCCGGTGCGCCGACGAGAAGCGGTGGTGCCTCACCAGTTCAATCATCGTGACCGCCACCAACTTCTGCCCGCCGAACAACGCCCTCCCCAACAATGCCGGCGGCTGGTGCAACCCTCTCCTCCACCGCTTTGACCTCTGTCAGCCCGACTTCCAGCACATCGCTCAGTACAAAGCTGGAATCGTCCCCGTTTCTTGCCGGAGGTTCTTCCCCAAACCTTAGATTTCAGTTTCccccaatttcaatttcaatttcaatttcccCCAAAACAAAACCTAATTTTCTGCAAAATTGGAATTATGGAAACGCAGGGTGGCCTGCAACAGGAAGAGCGAGATAAGGTTCACCAACACTGTGCCTTCGCCTCCAGTTTCGACCTCCGGCAACAACAGCAAAAGTCGTCGccgctctccctctctcttcacgactctctctctcacctctcCTAACAGATCGAAACAGGGGGGTCAGGGTCGAAAATAGCCGGTAACCTCAC
The genomic region above belongs to Salvia miltiorrhiza cultivar Shanhuang (shh) chromosome 5, IMPLAD_Smil_shh, whole genome shotgun sequence and contains:
- the LOC130987089 gene encoding uncharacterized protein LOC130987089 isoform X1, with the translated sequence MDSPENSEEELRDCDDDDGTTFRRSLLRSCFAVAFAFLIILLLSFSVLYFAVLIGNLSIWSPISVQSRCRIVSSSVDLRSSKVCELGLLNYKAKHVFYPFERKKYRCHYDYYWASVFEVEYVDHSGQARFASAEAPNEALPYNCRPNFGAAWLTKDKFKVNETYECWYTLGISKVNINNEGLFNCQAEDPSTVEMLKRYSILFTRLLKSWFSSWGSIYLWRWDLIAGVISGFIMSLLSVTLIGVVYPLISIIRRLFASWTSMSHPSSILLKRVCFFAVYFSFMSWVTIQYVKRLGLS
- the LOC130987089 gene encoding uncharacterized protein LOC130987089 isoform X2; amino-acid sequence: MDSPENSEEELRDCDDDDGTTFRRSLLRSCFAVAFAFLIILLLSFSVLYFAVLIGNLSIWSPISVQSRCRIVSSSVDLRSSKVCELGLLNYKAKHVFYPFERKKYRCHYDYYWASVFEVEYVDHSGQARFASAEAPNEALPYNCRPNFGAAWLTKDKFKVYKVTEVMVFQLGINIPVEMGSDSWSYFRLYNVLVICYLDWSCLPIDIHHSSTLCIVDIHVSPK